The following coding sequences lie in one Silvanigrella aquatica genomic window:
- a CDS encoding ABC transporter permease: MNLLSRLALNFICKKNSKLLSFTSLVSIVGISFGVAAFLVVITVLNSFQAEIKNVISSVNPNLIIYSPSGISNPTQFEKKLETLIPVPIEKMSRFILQESVMGLGKQTSAVYLRAIEGTSSSFAHNLNRYILPHDALNSLNESSQLIDKNRNTIDFSGNPEKLPHVILGKELAENLDAKVGSTVTLMTFGNEKNALGVRYNKLYVSGVANTGLSEYDKKQVFMNFQDGVKLFGIESWSSGIEVQLKNPEDALLVSKKLNQEIPYNVVAWQQIDPGLFEKIERDGMTIKLIVLIISFVAGFNIIVTLSLTVIDRSKQISLLRAVGAKKSLVISTFVYSGIILGILGSLLGVLSGLIILKIFSRIPLGDFQEFYYLDKIPVQIDLQLIVIAFITSIFLSFIGALYPAWKASRVSPMHGLTQGN, translated from the coding sequence GTGAATCTTTTATCAAGGCTTGCACTAAATTTCATCTGTAAAAAAAATTCAAAATTATTAAGTTTTACATCGCTTGTTTCCATTGTTGGTATTTCTTTTGGAGTGGCTGCTTTTTTAGTTGTTATTACGGTATTAAATAGTTTTCAAGCTGAAATTAAAAATGTGATTTCGTCTGTTAATCCAAATCTAATTATTTATTCTCCTTCTGGAATTAGCAATCCAACACAATTTGAAAAAAAACTAGAGACATTAATTCCTGTTCCTATTGAAAAAATGAGTCGATTTATATTACAAGAATCTGTAATGGGACTTGGAAAGCAGACATCAGCAGTTTATCTTCGAGCCATTGAAGGTACAAGCTCTTCATTTGCTCATAATTTAAATCGATATATTTTACCTCATGATGCTTTAAATTCTTTAAATGAGTCGAGTCAATTAATAGATAAAAATAGAAATACAATTGATTTTTCAGGAAATCCAGAAAAGCTTCCTCATGTTATTTTAGGTAAAGAACTTGCTGAAAATTTGGATGCTAAAGTGGGAAGCACTGTTACATTAATGACATTTGGTAATGAGAAAAACGCCCTAGGTGTGCGTTATAATAAACTTTATGTCAGTGGTGTCGCAAATACAGGTCTGTCTGAATATGATAAAAAGCAAGTATTTATGAATTTTCAGGATGGTGTTAAGTTATTTGGAATCGAAAGTTGGTCTAGTGGTATTGAAGTTCAATTGAAAAATCCCGAGGATGCTCTTTTGGTTTCCAAAAAATTAAATCAAGAAATTCCTTATAATGTTGTTGCTTGGCAGCAAATTGATCCCGGGTTATTCGAAAAAATTGAAAGAGATGGAATGACAATCAAATTAATTGTTTTAATTATTTCTTTTGTTGCTGGATTTAATATTATTGTGACTTTAAGTTTAACTGTAATTGATCGCTCAAAGCAAATTTCACTGCTACGGGCTGTGGGAGCAAAAAAATCTTTAGTCATTAGTACTTTTGTTTATTCGGGAATTATTTTGGGAATACTGGGTTCTTTACTCGGAGTGCTCTCCGGTTTAATTATTTTAAAAATATTTTCAAGAATTCCTCTTGGAGATTTTCAAGAATTTTATTATCTCGATAAAATACCGGTACAGATTGATTTGCAATTAATCGTAATTGCATTTATTACCTCAATCTTTTTATCGTTTATTGGTGCCTTGTATCCTGCTTGGAAAGCTTCAAGAGTCTCCCCTATGCATGGATTAACCCAAGGAAATTAG
- a CDS encoding ATP-dependent Clp protease ATP-binding subunit, whose amino-acid sequence MALNLTNRSQNAVNEAHTIAKKNGNPELMPSHILYALFKDEEEIIRMASQQLGLKTSNITSELKKINDLLPRVSGGSEPSSSPFLASYLESVEKLRKEFQDEFISVEHFLIAAPICKQQSVSNLFQKFNLDTDTLQKTILSIRGNNKVTDQTPENKLGVLDKYARDLTKLAEENKLDPVIGRDTEVRRVIQILSRRTKNNPILIGEPGVGKTAIAEGLAQRIIRGDVPETLKNRRLLSLDISAMVAGAKFRGEFEERLKAVLKAVQDASGNIILFIDEIHTMVKAGGGEGSMDAGNMLKPALARGELRCIGATTLDEYRIIEKDTALERRFQPVMVNPPSVEDTVTILRGLKERYEIHHGIRIKDNALLAAATLSDRYIPDRFLPDKAIDLIDEASSRLKIQLDSVPEKIDTIDRKISQYKIELVALSKETDYQALGRKADIENQLKEMEAESKKLREKWQMAKGSVNEINTLKKEIEQARVKMEEFERRADYARASEIKFGEMPKLQQRLRDLTQNSSGEGENKNDEKSVYLKEEVDAEDIATVVSTWTGIPVNKLFSAERQRLLKLEDELRDSVVGQDHALRAVANAIRLTRSGLKDPNKPMGSFLFLGPTGVGKTETAKALAKSLFDSDKAMIRIDMSEYMEQHSVSRLIGAPPGYVGFEEGGQLTEAVRRKPYSVILFDEIEKAHPKVLNVLLQMLDDGRLTDGQGRTISFQNCIVIMTSNIGAHRILEAPADQRNSEQLKRAVMEELLTHMRPELLNRIDETVIFNALHEDVIEKIVKIQIAKLSQRLFAQQHMQLEVAPELVTHIAKEGWDINFGARPLKRALQEFVEVPLSMDLLDNKFAEGDTIIASQNANHTVTFNKK is encoded by the coding sequence ATGGCACTTAATTTAACAAATCGATCCCAAAATGCTGTAAATGAAGCCCATACGATAGCGAAAAAAAATGGCAATCCTGAGCTTATGCCTTCCCACATTCTTTACGCCCTTTTCAAGGACGAAGAAGAAATCATTCGGATGGCTTCCCAACAATTAGGTTTGAAAACATCAAATATTACGAGTGAATTAAAAAAAATAAACGATCTTTTACCAAGAGTTTCAGGAGGAAGCGAACCTTCAAGTAGCCCTTTTCTCGCTTCTTACCTAGAATCTGTGGAAAAACTTCGCAAAGAATTTCAAGACGAATTCATCTCTGTGGAACATTTTTTAATTGCAGCTCCTATCTGCAAACAACAGTCTGTTTCAAATCTTTTCCAAAAATTTAACCTGGATACAGACACACTTCAAAAAACAATTCTGAGCATACGAGGCAATAATAAAGTGACCGACCAAACCCCAGAAAACAAACTTGGCGTGCTCGACAAATATGCACGTGATCTCACCAAACTTGCCGAAGAAAACAAACTCGACCCCGTCATTGGTCGCGACACCGAAGTACGCCGTGTAATTCAAATTCTTTCGCGCCGCACCAAAAATAACCCTATTTTAATCGGTGAGCCCGGAGTTGGTAAAACAGCCATTGCAGAAGGACTGGCGCAACGCATCATCCGTGGGGACGTTCCTGAAACTCTTAAAAATCGTCGCTTACTTAGCCTCGACATTTCAGCCATGGTAGCTGGTGCTAAATTTCGCGGCGAATTTGAAGAGCGCTTAAAAGCTGTGTTAAAGGCAGTTCAAGACGCCTCCGGTAATATTATTTTGTTCATCGACGAAATCCACACCATGGTAAAAGCAGGTGGTGGTGAAGGCTCTATGGATGCCGGCAACATGCTCAAACCCGCACTTGCTCGAGGCGAGTTGCGATGTATTGGGGCAACAACTCTGGATGAATATCGCATTATTGAAAAAGACACCGCATTGGAACGCCGTTTTCAGCCCGTGATGGTCAATCCCCCCAGCGTTGAAGATACCGTTACTATTTTGCGCGGCTTAAAAGAGCGCTATGAAATTCACCACGGAATTCGTATTAAAGACAATGCTTTATTAGCAGCCGCAACGCTTTCTGACAGATATATTCCTGATAGATTTTTACCCGATAAAGCTATCGACCTTATCGATGAAGCTTCTAGTCGTTTAAAAATACAATTAGACAGCGTGCCAGAAAAAATCGACACCATTGATCGTAAAATATCTCAATACAAAATTGAACTCGTCGCTTTATCTAAAGAAACAGATTATCAAGCATTGGGTCGCAAAGCAGATATTGAAAATCAACTTAAAGAAATGGAAGCAGAATCAAAAAAACTTCGTGAAAAATGGCAAATGGCTAAAGGTAGTGTGAATGAAATTAACACATTGAAAAAAGAAATCGAACAAGCCCGCGTAAAAATGGAAGAGTTTGAAAGACGCGCTGATTACGCCAGAGCAAGTGAAATTAAATTTGGAGAGATGCCAAAACTCCAACAACGTCTTCGTGATCTCACGCAAAATTCAAGCGGTGAGGGAGAAAATAAAAACGATGAAAAATCTGTTTACTTAAAAGAAGAAGTCGATGCCGAAGATATTGCGACCGTTGTATCTACTTGGACAGGCATTCCTGTTAATAAATTATTTTCCGCAGAGCGCCAAAGATTACTCAAACTTGAAGATGAATTGCGAGACAGTGTCGTCGGTCAAGATCACGCTCTCCGCGCCGTAGCAAATGCTATCCGTCTTACCCGCAGTGGCCTTAAAGATCCCAATAAACCCATGGGCTCTTTCCTCTTTTTAGGCCCAACGGGAGTAGGAAAAACAGAAACAGCAAAAGCTCTCGCAAAAAGCTTATTTGATAGCGATAAAGCCATGATTCGCATAGACATGTCAGAATATATGGAACAACACTCCGTATCCCGCCTCATCGGTGCCCCTCCCGGCTATGTGGGATTTGAAGAGGGAGGTCAATTGACCGAAGCTGTGCGCAGAAAACCTTACAGCGTCATTTTGTTTGATGAAATTGAAAAAGCGCATCCTAAGGTTTTAAATGTCCTGTTACAAATGCTTGACGATGGACGCTTAACCGATGGCCAAGGCCGCACAATTAGTTTTCAAAATTGTATCGTGATCATGACATCAAACATCGGTGCTCATCGTATTTTAGAAGCCCCTGCCGATCAACGTAATAGTGAACAACTCAAACGTGCTGTCATGGAAGAACTTTTAACTCACATGCGTCCCGAGCTGTTAAACCGCATTGATGAAACCGTTATATTTAATGCGCTACATGAAGATGTCATTGAAAAAATAGTTAAAATTCAAATTGCAAAACTCAGTCAAAGACTTTTTGCACAACAGCATATGCAGCTTGAAGTGGCACCAGAATTGGTAACACACATTGCAAAAGAAGGTTGGGATATCAACTTTGGTGCCCGCCCCCTAAAACGAGCTCTTCAAGAGTTTGTTGAAGTTCCTTTATCCATGGATCTTTTAGATAATAAATTTGCGGAAGGTGACACCATTATCGCTTCACAAAATGCAAATCATACCGTTACTTTTAACAAAAAATAA
- a CDS encoding alpha-ketoacid dehydrogenase subunit alpha/beta, whose product METRRVLKSPNEKYSFSVEEIIADYRMAIRSRYASLSGRKEVLTGKASFGIFGDGIELPQIAAAKAFQNGDFRTGYYRDQTFEMSLGNVNVTQFFSQLYADPDTGNDPHSGGRQMNSHFATRLLDEKGLFKNQLETKNSISDISPTAGQMSRMLGLAYASKLYRNEKSLNKDTNTFSKNGDEIVFGSIGDASTSEGIFFETMNAAGVLQVPLLMSVWDNGYGISVPRSLQTVNDSISKALSGFQSNKPGKGIDIYKVEGWNYLKLCEVYLEAAEKVRKEHKPALIHVIDITQPQGHSTSGSHERYKTKERLDWEKEYCCIKKFREWIIENKISTRENLNTLEDEEKEYVEKSRLKAWELLMSPLKKERDEALNILNKVIKNTKKPDQVQAAIAGLENTVTLNRRVLHASLFKTIVSLSDENTPEKLSLLHFYSEFSKKYVKTYENKLYSESLQSPLNIPEVKPTYSESAEIVDGRVVLQRCFDQHFEKNSKLFVIGEDVGKLGDVNLVFEGLNAKYGDLRVTDTGIRESTILGQGIGAAIRGLRPLVDIQYLDYFLYCLQTASDDLATLHYRTAGGQKAPVIIRTKGHRLEGIWHTGSPISMLLGALRGVYLCVPRNMTQAAGMYNTLLQSDNPALVIEVLNAYRLKEKVPDNISTFTVSLGQPEVLKTGNHITIVTYGACCKVALDAAVDLEKCGISIEVIDVQTLLPFDLSGAITESIKKTNAVLFFDEDVPGGASAYMMQQTLEKNNAFSYLDCMPRTLTAKENRCAYGRDGDYYCKPQVEHVFEVCYRIMQEREPQKFPNLFPNMKKVQGAISVSDLTEISYSHNETHAHEENVFLKNE is encoded by the coding sequence ATGGAAACACGCCGCGTTTTGAAGTCTCCTAATGAAAAGTATTCATTTTCAGTTGAAGAAATCATTGCTGATTATCGGATGGCTATCCGCAGCCGATATGCAAGCTTATCTGGCAGAAAAGAAGTTCTTACAGGAAAAGCTAGTTTTGGAATTTTTGGTGATGGAATCGAACTTCCACAAATTGCTGCCGCAAAAGCATTCCAAAATGGAGATTTTAGAACCGGTTATTATCGTGATCAAACCTTTGAAATGAGCCTCGGTAACGTCAACGTAACACAATTTTTTTCGCAGCTTTATGCTGATCCCGATACTGGAAATGATCCTCATTCAGGCGGCAGGCAAATGAATTCCCACTTTGCCACAAGACTACTTGATGAAAAGGGTTTATTTAAAAATCAATTGGAAACAAAAAATTCAATATCGGACATTTCCCCAACGGCAGGACAAATGAGCCGCATGTTAGGGCTCGCCTATGCTTCAAAACTTTATCGCAATGAAAAATCACTAAATAAAGACACTAACACCTTTTCAAAAAATGGGGACGAAATTGTTTTTGGAAGCATTGGCGATGCTTCCACTTCGGAAGGAATCTTTTTTGAAACTATGAATGCGGCTGGCGTGTTGCAAGTTCCGTTACTTATGTCGGTCTGGGATAATGGATACGGTATTTCTGTGCCACGTTCCTTACAAACCGTGAACGATTCTATTTCAAAAGCGTTATCCGGCTTTCAATCAAATAAACCTGGAAAAGGTATTGATATTTACAAAGTAGAAGGATGGAATTATTTAAAATTATGCGAAGTTTATTTAGAAGCGGCAGAAAAAGTTCGTAAAGAACACAAACCTGCTTTAATTCACGTCATCGATATTACACAACCGCAAGGACATTCGACAAGCGGAAGTCATGAACGCTACAAGACAAAAGAACGCTTAGATTGGGAAAAAGAATATTGTTGTATTAAAAAATTTCGTGAGTGGATTATTGAAAATAAAATATCTACAAGAGAAAATCTTAATACTTTAGAAGATGAAGAAAAAGAATATGTCGAAAAATCACGCCTAAAAGCATGGGAACTTTTAATGTCTCCCTTAAAAAAAGAACGTGATGAAGCTTTAAATATATTAAACAAAGTGATTAAAAACACCAAGAAGCCAGATCAAGTTCAAGCGGCTATTGCAGGGCTTGAAAACACTGTTACTTTAAACAGAAGAGTTCTTCATGCCAGTTTATTTAAAACAATTGTTTCTTTATCTGATGAAAATACCCCTGAAAAGCTATCGCTTCTCCATTTTTATTCTGAATTTTCAAAAAAATATGTAAAAACATATGAAAATAAACTCTACAGCGAATCCCTTCAATCACCTTTAAACATTCCCGAAGTTAAACCGACTTATTCCGAATCTGCAGAAATTGTCGATGGTAGAGTTGTTCTCCAGCGCTGTTTCGATCAGCATTTTGAAAAGAATTCTAAACTTTTTGTTATCGGTGAAGATGTTGGGAAACTTGGTGATGTAAATCTTGTATTCGAAGGACTCAATGCCAAATATGGTGATTTGCGTGTCACCGATACGGGAATCCGCGAATCCACTATTTTAGGACAAGGCATTGGAGCTGCCATACGAGGGCTTCGTCCTTTAGTCGATATTCAATACCTAGACTATTTTTTATATTGCCTGCAAACAGCTTCCGATGATTTAGCGACGTTACATTATCGTACTGCAGGAGGACAAAAAGCGCCTGTTATTATCCGTACAAAAGGTCATAGATTAGAAGGAATTTGGCATACAGGTTCTCCTATTTCTATGCTTCTAGGAGCTCTTCGTGGTGTTTACTTATGTGTACCGCGTAATATGACTCAAGCTGCAGGAATGTACAATACGCTGTTGCAATCCGATAATCCTGCTCTTGTTATTGAAGTGCTCAATGCCTATCGCTTAAAAGAAAAAGTTCCCGATAATATATCAACATTTACCGTTTCTTTAGGCCAACCCGAAGTATTAAAAACAGGAAATCATATTACTATTGTTACTTATGGAGCCTGCTGTAAAGTTGCTTTAGATGCTGCTGTGGATTTAGAAAAATGCGGCATTTCAATTGAAGTGATTGACGTACAAACCTTACTTCCTTTCGATCTTTCCGGAGCTATTACAGAGTCCATCAAAAAAACAAACGCCGTTTTATTTTTTGATGAAGATGTTCCAGGCGGTGCCAGCGCTTATATGATGCAACAAACTCTAGAAAAAAATAATGCCTTTTCGTATTTAGACTGCATGCCACGTACTTTAACGGCAAAAGAAAATCGATGCGCCTACGGTAGAGATGGGGATTACTATTGCAAGCCCCAAGTGGAACACGTTTTTGAAGTTTGTTACCGTATTATGCAAGAACGCGAACCCCAAAAATTCCCCAATTTATTTCCCAACATGAAAAAAGTTCAGGGAGCTATATCGGTAAGTGATTTAACTGAAATTTCATATTCTCATAATGAAACGCATGCACATGAAGAAAATGTGTTTTTGAAGAACGAATAG
- a CDS encoding substrate-binding periplasmic protein produces MSLKLLIIKNCAVITTLLVVFSKFSFAEDLSLVKTGTFTIAHDDSFAPFGFAEKNSQGKYNNSVGFEIDLLKKVAEKIGLKAEFQPNAWAKVLVSVKVGTADAIATIGINDERKKSYDYSEPYAKYAAILFIPKDKGLSKLSELNGKKLGIQKNHFSVPWIRAQFPKIEQVTFENAKDCFLATLSGKVEGAVADKLVGLYTINQNSELKGKLKFVGDEFASTPVALAFAKGQKVQLRKKFNEALNTFQKSNDSEQIFNKWFGTSDK; encoded by the coding sequence ATGTCGCTAAAATTATTGATTATTAAAAATTGTGCTGTAATCACCACCCTGCTTGTCGTTTTTTCAAAGTTTTCTTTTGCCGAAGATCTCTCTCTTGTTAAAACAGGAACGTTCACAATAGCACACGACGATTCATTTGCTCCCTTTGGATTTGCAGAAAAAAACAGTCAAGGAAAATATAATAATTCCGTTGGATTTGAAATTGATTTATTAAAAAAAGTTGCTGAAAAAATCGGACTTAAAGCTGAGTTCCAACCAAATGCCTGGGCAAAAGTACTTGTATCTGTAAAGGTGGGAACAGCAGATGCCATTGCGACCATAGGTATAAACGATGAAAGAAAAAAGAGTTATGATTATTCTGAGCCCTATGCAAAATATGCCGCTATACTATTTATTCCAAAAGATAAAGGCTTATCAAAATTGAGTGAATTAAATGGAAAAAAGTTGGGTATCCAAAAAAATCATTTTTCTGTACCCTGGATTCGCGCTCAATTTCCAAAAATTGAGCAGGTCACATTTGAAAATGCAAAGGACTGTTTTTTAGCAACTCTCTCTGGAAAAGTAGAGGGAGCGGTTGCCGATAAATTGGTAGGACTTTATACTATAAACCAAAATTCTGAATTAAAAGGTAAATTAAAATTTGTTGGAGATGAGTTTGCAAGCACTCCTGTTGCCTTAGCATTTGCAAAAGGACAAAAAGTCCAACTTCGTAAAAAATTTAATGAAGCTCTAAATACTTTTCAAAAATCAAATGATTCTGAACAAATATTTAATAAATGGTTTGGCACTAGTGATAAATAA
- a CDS encoding sensor histidine kinase, which translates to MNKPNSSPNTLTKLIYLIILIFCISICLLSFFIYNSSSKIVTIRAEKETLNLSHQVAEQLNDSIIRDINILKSISQMLQTATNINDAIVEQLKVLNQFEHIFIVNDNGKIANIGPYNFNKIGLNIKNTTYIKYVMKEKKPFVSTPQVGFWGYKAIVIAIPIFLDVGSSKWEFSGVICGTLKLENMFKPLNEFKAEKYGFALIMDTQGNILNNLDKKYSYAHKFSELDKNSNNIKKTENFILNNTNGISNFYMNKVEYIVGFKKMGIQNWSVLVSLPVNEVLVDVFELRMNTFILTTIFLILSIIFTVIIQNRAYKLHLVVSEALISLSNLQSKLISSSKMSALGEMAGGVAHEINTPLGVITLRASQIKRVLSKEPINLETIKNYIDIIENVAQQIAKIVLGLRSFSRSGDQDKFVLTPLRSIFDNTFILCSERLKQREVTLIDELKDNNISLMCRSVQISQVILNLINNACDALLNQNEKWIKISVIETNSIIKISVMNSGTKIAKDVQEKLMQPFFTTKDIGEGTGLGLSISKGIIESHGGLLYLDPSSDHTEFIMELPKKSV; encoded by the coding sequence ATGAATAAACCAAATTCATCACCAAATACACTCACAAAATTAATATACTTAATTATTCTTATATTTTGCATTTCAATATGTTTATTGAGTTTTTTCATTTATAATTCTTCTTCAAAAATTGTGACTATTCGTGCTGAAAAAGAAACATTAAATTTATCCCATCAGGTTGCAGAGCAATTAAATGATTCAATAATACGAGATATAAATATTTTAAAAAGCATATCACAAATGCTACAAACCGCTACAAATATCAATGATGCTATCGTAGAACAATTGAAAGTTCTAAATCAATTTGAACATATTTTTATAGTAAATGATAATGGAAAAATTGCTAATATTGGACCATATAACTTTAATAAAATTGGACTAAATATAAAAAATACAACATATATTAAATATGTTATGAAAGAGAAAAAACCATTTGTCTCAACTCCTCAGGTAGGATTTTGGGGATATAAAGCCATTGTTATTGCAATCCCTATTTTTCTTGATGTAGGTTCAAGTAAATGGGAGTTTTCTGGCGTGATTTGTGGTACCTTAAAACTTGAAAATATGTTTAAACCCCTCAACGAATTTAAAGCGGAAAAATATGGTTTCGCTTTAATTATGGATACACAAGGAAATATTCTTAATAATTTAGATAAAAAATACTCTTACGCTCATAAATTTAGCGAATTAGACAAAAATAGTAATAATATTAAAAAAACTGAAAATTTTATTCTAAACAATACAAATGGTATAAGCAATTTTTATATGAATAAAGTTGAATATATTGTTGGATTCAAAAAAATGGGAATTCAAAATTGGAGTGTTTTAGTTTCACTCCCAGTAAATGAAGTATTAGTGGACGTATTTGAATTAAGAATGAATACTTTTATTTTAACAACTATCTTTCTAATTTTATCAATAATATTTACAGTCATCATTCAAAATAGAGCATATAAACTTCATTTAGTAGTTAGCGAAGCACTCATATCTCTAAGCAACTTACAGTCAAAATTAATTAGCTCATCTAAAATGTCTGCTCTTGGTGAAATGGCAGGTGGAGTTGCTCATGAAATAAATACTCCACTAGGAGTTATTACATTACGAGCTTCTCAAATTAAAAGAGTTCTTTCAAAAGAACCAATTAATCTTGAAACTATAAAAAATTATATAGATATTATTGAAAATGTGGCACAACAAATTGCAAAAATAGTATTAGGATTAAGATCATTTTCACGTTCAGGGGATCAAGATAAATTTGTTTTGACCCCCTTAAGATCAATTTTTGATAATACATTTATTCTTTGCTCAGAAAGATTAAAACAAAGAGAAGTAACACTTATTGATGAATTAAAAGATAATAATATTTCTTTAATGTGCCGTTCCGTTCAAATTTCTCAAGTCATTTTAAATTTAATTAATAATGCATGTGATGCTTTATTAAATCAAAATGAAAAATGGATTAAAATTTCAGTTATTGAAACAAATTCCATAATTAAAATAAGCGTTATGAACAGTGGTACAAAAATAGCGAAAGATGTTCAAGAGAAATTAATGCAACCTTTTTTTACAACAAAAGACATTGGCGAAGGAACAGGACTAGGATTAAGTATATCTAAAGGTATAATTGAATCTCATGGAGGATTATTATATTTAGATCCCTCATCTGATCACACAGAATTTATTATGGAACTTCCAAAAAAATCAGTTTAG
- a CDS encoding IS481 family transposase produces MQSNTKVIRNKLGLLNLAQELKNVSQACKMLGYSRDTFYRYRDLVDEGGEIALHDKSRRKPNLKNRIDDATEISVVQMAFDFPAYGQLRASNELRKNGIFISSAGVRGIWQRHGLEVFQKRLKALEAKSAEAGIVFTEAQIVALERKKFDDEACGEIETAHPGYLVSQDTFYVGTLKGVGRIYQQTVVDTYSKVAVAKLYNTKTPITAADVLNDRVLPLFDSYNVPVLRMLTDRGTEYCGNKETHDYELFLAINDIDHTKTKARHPQTNGICERFHKTILNEFYQIAFRKKIYNSMEELQIDLDNWLEEYNLNRTHQGKMCCGRTPMQTFLDGIPKWKEKDIGLNFN; encoded by the coding sequence ATGCAGAGTAACACAAAAGTTATACGAAATAAACTTGGTCTATTAAATTTAGCTCAAGAGCTAAAGAATGTATCACAAGCATGCAAGATGCTCGGTTATTCAAGAGATACTTTTTATAGATATCGTGATCTCGTAGATGAAGGTGGAGAAATTGCACTTCATGATAAATCAAGACGCAAACCCAATTTAAAGAATAGAATTGATGATGCTACTGAAATAAGTGTCGTGCAAATGGCATTTGATTTTCCTGCTTATGGCCAACTTAGAGCCAGCAATGAACTTCGTAAGAATGGAATTTTTATATCTTCAGCTGGTGTACGTGGAATTTGGCAACGACACGGATTAGAAGTGTTTCAAAAGAGATTAAAAGCATTAGAAGCTAAATCAGCAGAAGCAGGAATTGTGTTTACCGAAGCCCAGATTGTGGCTTTAGAGCGAAAAAAATTTGATGATGAAGCTTGTGGAGAAATTGAAACAGCACATCCAGGTTACCTTGTATCCCAAGATACATTTTATGTTGGCACCTTAAAAGGTGTAGGTAGGATTTACCAGCAAACAGTTGTTGATACCTATTCCAAAGTGGCTGTAGCAAAACTTTATAATACTAAAACTCCTATTACAGCTGCTGATGTTTTAAATGATAGGGTATTACCTTTATTTGATAGTTATAATGTGCCTGTATTAAGAATGTTAACAGATAGAGGTACTGAATATTGCGGCAATAAAGAAACGCATGATTATGAATTATTCCTTGCCATCAATGACATTGATCATACAAAAACAAAAGCAAGGCATCCCCAAACAAATGGAATATGCGAACGTTTCCATAAAACAATTTTAAATGAATTTTATCAAATAGCTTTTAGAAAAAAGATTTATAATAGCATGGAGGAATTGCAAATAGATCTTGATAATTGGTTAGAAGAATATAATTTAAATCGTACGCACCAAGGTAAAATGTGTTGTGGAAGAACGCCAATGCAAACTTTCCTTGACGGAATACCAAAATGGAAGGAAAAAGATATTGGATTGAATTTTAACTGA